The Anaerolineae bacterium DNA window TCCACAGGGTTTCCCCAGGTGGCGCGCTACGCCTATATCTGCTATGAAGGTGGGAGAAGGCCCCAGATATGGCGTTGCGCTTCAGCGGGCCGAAGCAAGTTGTCCCCACTTTTTGGGGTGTTTTCCACAGATTTCGGGGGGTTTTCCACAGGCTAGCTAGATGGGAAAACCAACGGGGCGTCCGCTCCGACGCCCCGTTGGTCAGACCTTTTGGCCGATTACCCCACGAGTTCCTGAAAGGCTTTGGCCGACTGCTCGGCTATGACTTCGTGCAGGCTGTTGCCGTGGCTGTCCATGGTCACCACGGCAGGGAAGTTCTTGACCTCGATGACCCACATGGCCTCGGGCACGCCGAACTCCTCCAGTTTGTACACGGCCAGCACCCGTTGGACGCTTTGGGCGATGAGCGAAGCCGCGCCGCCCACAGCGTGGAAGTACACCGCCGGGACCTCCTGGCAGGCCTGCAGGGTCTTGGTGCCCATGCCGCCCTTGCCGATGATGCCTTTGATGTTGAAGTGCTTCATCACATCGGCTTCGTAGGGCTCCTCACGGATGCTGGTGGTGGGGCCAGCGGCCACGAAGCGATAGTCGCCGGTGTCCAGCCCGGCCACCACCGGTCCGCAGTGATAGAGCACGCCGCCGTTGAGCACCTTCTTGATGGCCTCGTACACTTCCAGGTCGTCGCCCTGGGGCTCGCGGGTCTTCTTGATGAAGGTGTCGGTGATCCATTTGTGCACCGCATCCCGGCCGGTCATCATCACGCCGGAGAGCAGCACGGCGTCGCCGGCCTGCAGGCTGCGAATCACTTCGTCGCTGATGGGGATGGTGATCTCACGCATGGCTCCCTTCCTTTCTGGGGTTGAGAGGGTGGCTCAGCGGATAACGACCTCGTCGCCCCGGATGAGCATCTCGCGGCGGCGGTAGGCCCAGCACATGTAGGCGATGGAGACGAAGTAACTGGCGGGCAGGCGGTGGATGACCTTGATGCGCGTGGCCATGACCGTGGTCTTGCCGCCCAGGCCCATGGGGCCGATGCCCAGTTGGTTGGCCTCCTCGGTGATGCGGCGTTCCAGTTCGTCCAGCGCCGGGTCGGGGTTGGGCTCGTCCAAGCGGCGGAAGAGGGCTTCCTTCGCCGCGTAGAAGGAGGCGCCCCGGTCGCCGCCGATGCCCACGCCTAAGAAGCCCGGCGCGCAGCCTTTGCCTTGGGCCTGATACACGGCGTCGAGGACCACCTTGCGCACGCCTTCCAGGTCACGACCGGCCTTGAGGCGGGTGTCGGGCAGTTTGTACTGCGCGGAGACGTTCTCCGAGCCGCCGCCCTTGAGCATCAGGCGCACCCGTAGGGTATCGCCGTCCACCTCGTGGAAGTGGATGGTGGGGAAGTACTCGTCGCCAAGGTTGTTCCCCGTGTTCTTGCCGGTGACGGGATGCACCGCGTTGGGCCGCAGGTAGGCCCGTTTGGTGGCCTCGACCAAGGCGGCCTCAATCTGCCGCCGCAGTTCTCGCAGGCTCCACCCCTGGGGAAAGTCCACATAGAAGATGGGGGTGCCCGTGTCCTGGCAGATGGGGGTGGCGTTGGCCCGCGCTATGGCCACATTTTGTAGGATGGCGTCGAGCACCTGGTAGGCCACCGTATTGGGCTCTTCCGTTTCTTTCGCCGCTTTGATGGCCGCTTCTACATCATCGGGCAGGTCGGTGGCCGTGCGGCGTACCAGTTCCAGAAAGTGTTCGGTGTAGTCGCGCATGATAACCTCCGCAGATAGAGAGTAGCCCTAGGGGACAACGACGCTCCAAAGTATATCTTACCGCAAAAAAGCGCCTTTGGCTCAAGAAAGCGTCAATTTTTTGGTACGGAAAGGGGGGGCGACCTCTATCGCTATCGACCGAGGCCAGTCGGGAGAAAAAACCGAGCCACAACACGGTTCCACCCGCGGTTTTTTCTCTTCCTTCCTGCGCTATAATGGAAACGACGAGACCTTTGCCTCGAGGAGAACCCCCATGCGCGCTGTGGATGTCATTATCAGGAAACGGGACAAGCAGGAACTTTCCAAAGAGGAGATTGAATTTTTCATCCAAGGCTTCACCCGGGGGGAGATTCCCGATTATCAGGCCGCGGCCTGGGCCATGGCCGTGCTGCTCAACGGGATGACCCCCCGTGAGACCACGGACCTCACCCTGGCCATGGCCTTCTCCGGCGATGTGCTGGACCTCTCCCAGGTGGTGCCCGTTGCCGTGGACAAGCACTCCACCGGTGGGGTGGGCGACAAGACCACGCTGGCCGTGTTGCCTGCGGTGGCCGCCTGCGGCCTGCCCGTGGGCAAGATGTCGGGCCGGGGGCTGGGCTTCAGCGGCGGCACCCTGGACAAAATGGAATCCATCCCCGGCTACCGCTGCGATTTGACCACCGAGGAGTTCCTGCGCCAACTTCAGGAGGTGGGCATCGTGCTCACCGGCCAATCGGCCGACCTGGCCCCGGCCGACGGCAAACTATACGCTTTACGGGATGTGACCGGCACCGTGCCCTCCATCCCCCTCATCGCGTCGTCCATCATGAGCAAGAAGATCGCTGCCGGGGCCCAGGCCATCGTGCTCGATGTCAAAGTGGGGCTGGGGGCGTTCATGCGCACTTTGGACGATGCCCGCGCGTTGGGGCAACTCATGGTGGCCATCGCCCGCCTGGCCGGACGCCGGGCGGTGGCCCTGCTCTCGGACATGAACCAGCCCCTGGGCTTCGCCGTGGGCAACGCCTTAGAGGTGCGCGAGGCCATCGACACCCTGCACGGCGGCGGCCCGGCCGACTTTCGTGAGCATTGCCTGACCGTGGGCGGCTATATGCTCCTCTTGGGCGGCGTGGTGCAGAATATCGAAGAGGGTAAACGGCGCATTGTCCAGGCCCTGGACGACGGCAGCGCTTGGGCCAAGTTCCGCGCCTTAGTACAGGCTCAGGGCGGCGATGTGGCCTATGTGGACGAGCCGGAGCGCCTGCCTGCCGCCCGCCTCATCGAGCCGTTGCCCGCCCCACACCGGGGTTATCTCCGGCAAATCCACGCCCGCGTGGTGGGCGAAACGGCGGTCATCTTAGGGGCCGGCCGGGAGAAGAAGGGAGATCCCATCGACCACGCCGTGGGCATTGTGGTCCACAAGAAGGTGGGCGACTGGGTGGAGCAGGGCGAGCCGGTGTTCACCATCCACGCCAACGACCCGCAGCGGCTGGCCGAGGCGCGGAAGCGGCTGCAAACCGCCCTGCAATGGAGCGATGAGCCGGTGGAGCCGTTGCCCCATTTCTACGGCGCAGTGGAATGATCATTGAGGGACGCAGTTCATCAACATGCTCCCTGAAAAATCCACCGGGGCGACCTGCACAGGTCGCCCCGGTGGACGATGGATGGAGGAGTAACCCAATACGGGAGCGCCGATGGGGTACTCACCAAAGGATAACCCTCAAGCCGCCAAAAAGTTACGGGGTATCGGGCTAAAAATCGGTCAAGTAGGTCAGCGCCATGGTGCCGGGCCCCTCGTGAACGCCGACGGCTGAGAGGCGGATGAGGGCTTACTGGATAGGGCGCCGGGCGCCGATTTGCTCCGGTAGCCGGCGGGCGTTGGGTTCGGCATGGGCGTGGAAGGTGGCCACGCATACCTGTTCGTGCCCCTATAGCCGTCCAGCTGCGATGTCCACCCGCCGCTTGCGGGTGCGCGTCTTTTCCAGCGGCTCGATGCCCCCCGCGCACTTCCAGGATGGGCTTGATGTTGAGCATGGTGCCCACCAGGCGCGCGGCGCCGCCAATCCGTCCGCCGCGATAGAGGTATTCCAGGGTTGGCACCGTGAGCACCGCGCCCACATGCCCTTTGGCCTCCTCGGCCAGGACGCGGCATTCCCCCAGCATGGCGCCCTCGGCCGCCGCCAGCACCACGAAACTCAGGGTGGCTACCGTGTGGAATCGACGATCTCAATGCGAGCCTCGGGGAGCATGGCCCTGGCCTGCTCGGCCGAGGCGATGGTGCCTGAAAGTTTGCTGGAGATCAACACGGCCAGGATGTCGTGCCCGCTCTCGTGCAGTTCGCGGAGAATCTGGTAGAAGGATTTCGCCGAGACCTGGGAACTGGTGGGCAGGGTTTTGGCCTTCGCCAGGCGCTGGAAGAAGGCCTGGGGCTGGATGTCCACCCCGTCAGATAGGTCTCGCCATCCCAGATGAGCACCTGGGGTGCCACGCGGATAGCGTATTGCGCGACCAATTCCTGGGGGAAGTAAGCCCTGCTGTCGGTGACCAGAGCCACTTTGGTCATAGCAGGGTGCTCCTTGTGGGGGAGGATGGCGACAATTTCTCAAAACCCCTTCAGGCATAAAAGGTTGCACGGCAGACAGCCCTTGGGGGCCTCGTCGCTCAACGGCTGTCTGCTTTTGCGGGGGAAAAGGGCGCCGGGGGATCAGGACAGATGGGCTTCTGCGAGGAGGGCGGGGGCGGCGAACAGGTCTTCGGTAAGGCCGTCGAAGGCGATGTGGCCCTGGTGAAGCACCACTGCCCGGCGGGCGTACTCGCGCACGAACCGCAAATCGTGGGTGATCATCAGAATCGTCACGCCCTGGCGGTTGAGGTCCCGCAGGAGGTCCATCAGGGCGTAGGCTGTGTTGCGGTCCTGCCCAAAGGTGGGCTCGTCCAGGATGAGCAGCCGCTGGCCCACGGCCAGCATGGTGCCCACGCTGAGGCGACGTTTCTGGCCCTGGGAAAGGGTGAAGGGGTTGCGGTCGGCCTGTTCGCTGAGGCGGAAGCGCTGCAGCAGGTCGTCGACCACCTGCCGGATGCGGGCCTCGGGCCAGCGCCGGACGCGGGGGCCGTAAGCCAACTCGTCCCACACGCGGTCGGTGACGAACTGGTGTTCGGGGTTTTGGAAGACATAGCCCATCCGCTCAGTCAGCCTGGCCGGGGTTAGGTCCTCCAGCCGCTCCCCGAAAAGCCAGATCTCCCCTTGCGAGGGGCGTTGGGGGAGCAGGCCCATGAGGAGCAGAGCCAGGGTGGACTTGCCGGCCCCGTTGGGGCCCAGCAGAGCCACGAAGTCGCCCTGGGGAATGGTCAGGTCGATGGCGCGGAGCACCGGCGGCCCATCGGGGTAGGCGAAGGTCAGCCCGTGCACGGCCACGGCGGGAGGATGTTCCACCAGAGGGGGGAAGGTCTTCGGGGGCGCGGACCGGGTTCGGGGGTCCAGGGAAAGGGGAACCCAAATCCCGGCGCGCAGCACCTGGTCCAGATGCGCCTTCAGGGTGGGCAGAGGTTCGCCTTGGGCCAGCAGTCCCCCCTGTTCGTCCAGCAGAATCACCCGGTCGGCCAGGGGTAGGCAGGCGCTCAGTTTGTGCTCGATGAGCAGGATGGTGTGCGTGCCCTTGAGGTGCGCCAGGGTCTCGAAGAATTCGCGGGTGGCGCGAGGGTCCAGGTTGGCCGTGGGTTCGTCGAGGATGAGGATGGGGGGGCGCATGGCCAGCAGGGCGGCCAGCGCGATGCGTTGCATCTCGCCGCCGGAGAGGGTGTCCAGCCGTCGGGTGCGGTAATCAGGCAGTCCCACCTGCTCCAGGGCCGTCTGGATGCGCGCGGCCATCGCCTCGGGGGGGACGCGCAGATTCTCCAGGCCGAAGGCGAGTTCGTCTTCCACGGTGAGGGTGGCGAAGGATGCTTCGGGGTCCTGCAGGAGCAGGCCCACGCGGGCGGCCACGGCTCCGGGCGCGGCCTGGGTGGGGTCGAGGCCGTCCACGGTGATCCGGCCCTGGATGTGGGCGAAGATGTCGTGGGGGATGAGGCCGGTGAGGGTCAGGGCCAGGGTGGATTTGCCGCCGCCCGACGGCCCCAGCAGGACCACCGTCTTCCCCTCGTGGATGGTCAGGCTGAGGTGGCGCAGGGCCGGGCGGGCGGTGTGCGGGTAGCGTACGGTCAGGTGTTGGGTGCGCAGGGCGATGGGCATGGGAACCCCTGGGAGGGGTGGGAGCGGCTCACAAGGGCCGCCCCCACCGGCGGATCATTCCTCGCGGGCGATGGCAAAGGAGCCTAAAGCCCCGGCGCGGTAGAGGCCGTCGCCGATGGCCTTGCCCAGCCAGCCGGAGAGCACCGCGCCGGAAATCAATCGGGCGACCAGCATGATGGCCAGGACATTGAGGCTGAGGTCATAGTACCAAAACATGTAGTCCACCACCAGGCTGCCGATGCCAGCCGCGGCGCCGGCCAGCATGAGGGTAGGCAGGTCGTAGCGTTTGTACCCCGTGGCGGCAAAGACGATCTCGGCCATCCCACCCTGGACGATGCCGGAAATGAGCAGGGTGAGGCCCCATTCGCCCCCGGCGAGGAACTCGGCCAGGGCCGCCAGGGTCTCGGCGGCTAAGGCCGTGCCGGGTTTGCGGATGATGTAGGCGGCCACGATGGAGGCGATGAACCAGAAGCCGTACACCAGATCGCGCGTGCCGGGGAAGAGGGTGTTCAACGGCTTAGCCACCTTCCACACGAAGCCCCAACCCAGGAAGAGCAGGCCAAACACCAGGGCCAGGTTGGCCACCAGGATGACTTCCAGGGTCTTCCAGCGTTCCAACGCCTGCCGGGAGCCCCAGGCGGCTCCGGCGGCCAGCCCCAACACGGTGAGCACCAGGGCATGGGTGGTGTTCCACTGGATGTACTCCACTTCGGGGCCGCGCACCACGGCGGCCAGGTAGTACACCAGCAGGGTCACCGCCCCGCCGATGAGGGCGTGGAGCAGCGTGCGGACAGCGGACTTGCCTTCCATGGCGAACCTCCTTAGGTGGGGTAGCGTATCTCGGCCTGGCGGCCGAGGAACGGCCTCAGGAAGGAGGGGCGGCGTTGCCTTTCGCCGCTTCCAGCGCCTGCAACCCCTCTTGAGGGGTGACGACGCACAGCAGGCGTCCGCGTCTGACCTGCACCATGGCCTGTGGGGCGGTCAGTTGGTTGCTCACCCCACGGCTCACGCCAAAGGGCAGCCGGCCGTTGGTGAGGGGGTAGGCCAGCCCTGTGGTAGTGATGCCCTCGGCCGGGCCGTTCAGGGGGATCAGGGAAACGAGGTCCCCGGGGCGGCCCTGGATGACGGCGGAGGACTGGATGAGGAACAGCCGCTGCACACCGTCGTGGAAGACCAGCGAGGCGTCGCGCAGGCGCGGGTGGGCGGCCAGGAACAGGTTGGCCAGGCTTTGATCCCACCGTCCCCCCAGGGCGGCCAGGATGTCCAGATGCGTGGCGCCCTGGTCAACGGCCCACAACAGGGCCAACTCCAGGTCGGTCTCGTCCTTCTGGGCCGGATAACGGAGGATTTGCGTGCCCTGGGCGGCGAGGCGGGCCACTTCGGGGGCGGGGAGGGAGTCCAGGTCGCCGATGAGCACCTGGGGTTTCACCCCCAGGCGCAGGCAATGGTGACCGCCGCCATCGGCAGCGACGATGAGGTCTGCCTGGGCGACCATCTCCT harbors:
- a CDS encoding thymidine phosphorylase; protein product: MRAVDVIIRKRDKQELSKEEIEFFIQGFTRGEIPDYQAAAWAMAVLLNGMTPRETTDLTLAMAFSGDVLDLSQVVPVAVDKHSTGGVGDKTTLAVLPAVAACGLPVGKMSGRGLGFSGGTLDKMESIPGYRCDLTTEEFLRQLQEVGIVLTGQSADLAPADGKLYALRDVTGTVPSIPLIASSIMSKKIAAGAQAIVLDVKVGLGAFMRTLDDARALGQLMVAIARLAGRRAVALLSDMNQPLGFAVGNALEVREAIDTLHGGGPADFREHCLTVGGYMLLLGGVVQNIEEGKRRIVQALDDGSAWAKFRALVQAQGGDVAYVDEPERLPAARLIEPLPAPHRGYLRQIHARVVGETAVILGAGREKKGDPIDHAVGIVVHKKVGDWVEQGEPVFTIHANDPQRLAEARKRLQTALQWSDEPVEPLPHFYGAVE
- a CDS encoding ABC transporter ATP-binding protein; this encodes MPIALRTQHLTVRYPHTARPALRHLSLTIHEGKTVVLLGPSGGGKSTLALTLTGLIPHDIFAHIQGRITVDGLDPTQAAPGAVAARVGLLLQDPEASFATLTVEDELAFGLENLRVPPEAMAARIQTALEQVGLPDYRTRRLDTLSGGEMQRIALAALLAMRPPILILDEPTANLDPRATREFFETLAHLKGTHTILLIEHKLSACLPLADRVILLDEQGGLLAQGEPLPTLKAHLDQVLRAGIWVPLSLDPRTRSAPPKTFPPLVEHPPAVAVHGLTFAYPDGPPVLRAIDLTIPQGDFVALLGPNGAGKSTLALLLMGLLPQRPSQGEIWLFGERLEDLTPARLTERMGYVFQNPEHQFVTDRVWDELAYGPRVRRWPEARIRQVVDDLLQRFRLSEQADRNPFTLSQGQKRRLSVGTMLAVGQRLLILDEPTFGQDRNTAYALMDLLRDLNRQGVTILMITHDLRFVREYARRAVVLHQGHIAFDGLTEDLFAAPALLAEAHLS
- a CDS encoding thiamine permease; the protein is MEGKSAVRTLLHALIGGAVTLLVYYLAAVVRGPEVEYIQWNTTHALVLTVLGLAAGAAWGSRQALERWKTLEVILVANLALVFGLLFLGWGFVWKVAKPLNTLFPGTRDLVYGFWFIASIVAAYIIRKPGTALAAETLAALAEFLAGGEWGLTLLISGIVQGGMAEIVFAATGYKRYDLPTLMLAGAAAGIGSLVVDYMFWYYDLSLNVLAIMLVARLISGAVLSGWLGKAIGDGLYRAGALGSFAIAREE
- a CDS encoding thiamine diphosphokinase → MQAVVFANGTLHLPPQWQEMVAQADLIVAADGGGHHCLRLGVKPQVLIGDLDSLPAPEVARLAAQGTQILRYPAQKDETDLELALLWAVDQGATHLDILAALGGRWDQSLANLFLAAHPRLRDASLVFHDGVQRLFLIQSSAVIQGRPGDLVSLIPLNGPAEGITTTGLAYPLTNGRLPFGVSRGVSNQLTAPQAMVQVRRGRLLCVVTPQEGLQALEAAKGNAAPPS